In one Carassius carassius chromosome 12, fCarCar2.1, whole genome shotgun sequence genomic region, the following are encoded:
- the hhatla gene encoding hedgehog acyltransferase like, a isoform X2, translated as MGIKTALPKSELYLYTAVLSLALLWAGSWIIEASSENVNRKAVRENVKPGWHYFGRKMDASDFEWVMWFTTFRNHILFALSGHVIFAKICSMVSPKNRSLIYMLYGSLAVLITMGWTYISLIMSHCIILYSVALVKRKWLCFVAGLTSLATFKMEPFNTWQEGFVTGSFDLQDVLFYGGCGFSIMRCMSFALENCEKKDGNYSFIDLIKYNFYLPFFFFGPVMTFDRFHEQANNPNLTRKEREMWNITIHALVHLGAILVVDVFFHFLYILTIPSDLKLLKQLSDWSLAGLAYSNLVYDWVKSAVLFGVINTVSRLDHLDPPQPPKCITMLYVFAETHFDRGINDWLCKYVYDYIGENHDAIFKELLATICTFCVTTLWLGPCELVYIWSFFNCFGLNFELWVAKFFSLPPFSTIERNLMSEAMSRRIRGLFNAVNFWQIILYNILALNSLDFAQLVAKRLLLKGFPLSTLSVLFVTYCGVQLIKERERRQALLDDPEPVPPREEGKQKAE; from the exons ATGGGGATCAAGACAGCCCTTCCCAAGTCTGAGCTGTACCTCTACACTGCTGTCCTCTCTCTTGCGCTCTTATGGGCAGGCAGCTGGATCATTGAAGCCTCCAGTG agaATGTAAACAGGAAGGCAGTAAGGGAGAATGTGAAACCAGGATGGCATTACTTTGGCAGAAAAATG GATGCATCAGATTTTGAATGGGTGATGTGGTTTACCACTTTCCGCAATCATATCCTGTTTGCCCTCTCTGGTCATGTGATCTTTGCTAAGATCTGCTCAATGGTGTCTCCAAAG AACAGATCTTTGATCTATATGCTGTATGGATCTCTGGCTGTGCTGATTACCATGGGATGGACATACATCAGTCTCATCATGTCTCACTGCATCATCCTCTACAGCGTGGCCCTTGTCAAGAGAAAGTGGCTCTGCTTTGTGGCTGGACTTACCAGCCTGGCAACTTTCAAAATGGAGCCCTTTAATACCTGGCAG GAGGGCTTTGTGACAGGCTCTTTTGATCTCCAAGATGTCCTGTTCTATGGAGGCTGTGGATTTTCCATTATGCGCTGTATGAGCTTTGCTCTAGAGAACTGTGAGAAGAAAGATGGGAACTACAGTTTCATAGATCTGATCAAATACAACTTCTACCTCCCCTTCTTCTTCTTTGGACCTGTCATGACCTTTGATCGATTCCATGAGCAG GCTAACAACCCTAACTTGACACGTAAAGAAAGAGAGATGTGGAACATCACCATTCATGCTTTGGTGCACCTTGGGGCTATTTTGGTGGTGGATGTCTTCTTCCATTTCTTGTACATTTTGACCATCCCTAGTGATCTGAAGCTTTTGAAGCAACTGTCTGACTGGTCTCTGG cTGGTTTGGCGTACTCCAATCTGGTGTATGACTGGGTGAAATCAGCTGTCCTGTTTGGTGTCATTAACACTGTATCCAGACTGGACCATCTTGACCCTCCTCAGCCTCCTAAATGCATCACAATGCTCTATGTGTTCGCTGAAAC ACACTTTGACAGAGGAATCAATGACTGGCTGTGCAA ATATGTGTATGACTATATTGGAGAAAACCATGATGCCATCTTCAAGGAGCTTCTTGCAACCATCTGCACCTTTTGTGTCACAACTTTGTGGCTCGGACCTTGTGAGCTGGTTTACATCTGGTCTTTCTTTAACTGCTTTGGCCTAAACTTTGAACTGTGGGTGGCTAAATTCTTTTCTCTGCCACCGTTCTCCACCATTGAG cGGAATCTTATGTCTGAGGCAATGTCACGTCGAATCAGGGGCTTGTTCAATGCTGTTAACTTCTGGCAAATTATTCTGTACAACATCCTGGCACTGAACAGTCTGGATTTTGCTCAGCTGGTCGCTAAGAGACTGCTTCTTAAAG GCTTCCCATTGTCCACTCTCTCTGTGCTGTTTGTGACTTACTGTGGTGTGCAGCTgataaaggagagagagagaaggcaggCTCTGCTGGATGATCCGGAACCAGTGCCACCCCGAGAGGAGGGCAAGCAGAAGGCCGAGTAG
- the hhatla gene encoding hedgehog acyltransferase like, a isoform X1, which yields MGIKTALPKSELYLYTAVLSLALLWAGSWIIEASSENVNRKAVRENVKPGWHYFGRKMDASDFEWVMWFTTFRNHILFALSGHVIFAKICSMVSPKTGIDLFKNRSLIYMLYGSLAVLITMGWTYISLIMSHCIILYSVALVKRKWLCFVAGLTSLATFKMEPFNTWQEGFVTGSFDLQDVLFYGGCGFSIMRCMSFALENCEKKDGNYSFIDLIKYNFYLPFFFFGPVMTFDRFHEQANNPNLTRKEREMWNITIHALVHLGAILVVDVFFHFLYILTIPSDLKLLKQLSDWSLAGLAYSNLVYDWVKSAVLFGVINTVSRLDHLDPPQPPKCITMLYVFAETHFDRGINDWLCKYVYDYIGENHDAIFKELLATICTFCVTTLWLGPCELVYIWSFFNCFGLNFELWVAKFFSLPPFSTIERNLMSEAMSRRIRGLFNAVNFWQIILYNILALNSLDFAQLVAKRLLLKGFPLSTLSVLFVTYCGVQLIKERERRQALLDDPEPVPPREEGKQKAE from the exons ATGGGGATCAAGACAGCCCTTCCCAAGTCTGAGCTGTACCTCTACACTGCTGTCCTCTCTCTTGCGCTCTTATGGGCAGGCAGCTGGATCATTGAAGCCTCCAGTG agaATGTAAACAGGAAGGCAGTAAGGGAGAATGTGAAACCAGGATGGCATTACTTTGGCAGAAAAATG GATGCATCAGATTTTGAATGGGTGATGTGGTTTACCACTTTCCGCAATCATATCCTGTTTGCCCTCTCTGGTCATGTGATCTTTGCTAAGATCTGCTCAATGGTGTCTCCAAAG ACTGGTATAGATTTATTCAAG AACAGATCTTTGATCTATATGCTGTATGGATCTCTGGCTGTGCTGATTACCATGGGATGGACATACATCAGTCTCATCATGTCTCACTGCATCATCCTCTACAGCGTGGCCCTTGTCAAGAGAAAGTGGCTCTGCTTTGTGGCTGGACTTACCAGCCTGGCAACTTTCAAAATGGAGCCCTTTAATACCTGGCAG GAGGGCTTTGTGACAGGCTCTTTTGATCTCCAAGATGTCCTGTTCTATGGAGGCTGTGGATTTTCCATTATGCGCTGTATGAGCTTTGCTCTAGAGAACTGTGAGAAGAAAGATGGGAACTACAGTTTCATAGATCTGATCAAATACAACTTCTACCTCCCCTTCTTCTTCTTTGGACCTGTCATGACCTTTGATCGATTCCATGAGCAG GCTAACAACCCTAACTTGACACGTAAAGAAAGAGAGATGTGGAACATCACCATTCATGCTTTGGTGCACCTTGGGGCTATTTTGGTGGTGGATGTCTTCTTCCATTTCTTGTACATTTTGACCATCCCTAGTGATCTGAAGCTTTTGAAGCAACTGTCTGACTGGTCTCTGG cTGGTTTGGCGTACTCCAATCTGGTGTATGACTGGGTGAAATCAGCTGTCCTGTTTGGTGTCATTAACACTGTATCCAGACTGGACCATCTTGACCCTCCTCAGCCTCCTAAATGCATCACAATGCTCTATGTGTTCGCTGAAAC ACACTTTGACAGAGGAATCAATGACTGGCTGTGCAA ATATGTGTATGACTATATTGGAGAAAACCATGATGCCATCTTCAAGGAGCTTCTTGCAACCATCTGCACCTTTTGTGTCACAACTTTGTGGCTCGGACCTTGTGAGCTGGTTTACATCTGGTCTTTCTTTAACTGCTTTGGCCTAAACTTTGAACTGTGGGTGGCTAAATTCTTTTCTCTGCCACCGTTCTCCACCATTGAG cGGAATCTTATGTCTGAGGCAATGTCACGTCGAATCAGGGGCTTGTTCAATGCTGTTAACTTCTGGCAAATTATTCTGTACAACATCCTGGCACTGAACAGTCTGGATTTTGCTCAGCTGGTCGCTAAGAGACTGCTTCTTAAAG GCTTCCCATTGTCCACTCTCTCTGTGCTGTTTGTGACTTACTGTGGTGTGCAGCTgataaaggagagagagagaaggcaggCTCTGCTGGATGATCCGGAACCAGTGCCACCCCGAGAGGAGGGCAAGCAGAAGGCCGAGTAG
- the LOC132155007 gene encoding CTD small phosphatase-like protein isoform X1 has translation MDSTSIITQVTNPKEEEILSSNAEKVSLSNSSLKKKRTRSIFSSLFCCLRSYDAEPPTTPNNSSSPLPPPVEENGAPPKCDQVEVIPIPSPPEKYLLPEVNINDFGKKCVVIDLDETLVHSSFKPISNADFIVPVEIDGTVHQVYVLKRPHVDEFLQKMGELFECVLFTASLAKYADPVADLLDQWGVFRARLFRESCVFHRGNYVKDLSRLGRELRNVIIVDNSPASYIFHPENAVPVLSWFDDMNDTELLDLLPFFEGLSKEEDVYGVLQNLRGR, from the exons ATGGACAGCACGTCCATAATAACGCAGGTGACGAACCCCAAGGAGGAGGAGATACTCTCGTCAAATGCTGAGAAAG TTTCGCTGTCTAACAGCAGTCTGAAGAAGAAGAGGACTCGCAGCATCTTCAGCTCATTGTTCTGCTGCCTGAGAAGCTACGATGCCGAGCCCCCCACCACccccaacaacagcagcagccctCTGCCCCCACCTGTGGAAGAGAACGGAGCTCCACCAAAG TGTGACCAGGTTGAGGTCATCCCTATCCCCAGT CCTCCAGAGAAGTACCTCCTCCCTGAAGTTAACATAAACGACTTTGGGAAGAAGTGTGTGGTAATAGACTTGGATGAGACTCTGGTGCACAGCTCGTTTAAG CCCATTAGCAACGCTGATTTCATCGTCCCAGTGGAGATCGATGGTACAGTGCATCAG GTGTATGTGCTCAAAAGACCTCACGTGGACGAGTTCCTGCAGAAAATGGGCGAGCTGTTTGAATGTGTGCTTTTCACAGCCAGTCTAGCCAAG TATGCTGACCCGGTTGCTGATCTGCTGGACCAGTGGGGTGTGTTTCGGGCGCGACTTTTCCGGGAATCTTGCGTTTTCCACAGAGGGAACTACGTCAAAGACCTTAGTCGGCTCGGGAGAGAGCTCAGGAACGTCATCATTGTGGACAACTCCCCTGCTTCCTACATTTTCCATCCTGAAAATGCT GTTCCCGTGCTGTCGTGGTTTGATGACATGAATGACACGGAGCTCCTGGACCTGCTTCCTTTCTTTGAGGGACTGAGCAAAGAGGAGGATGTGTACGGTGTGCTGCAGAACCTGAGGGGCAGGTAG
- the LOC132155007 gene encoding CTD small phosphatase-like protein isoform X2: MDSTSIITQVTNPKEEEILSSNAEKVSLSNSSLKKKRTRSIFSSLFCCLRSYDAEPPTTPNNSSSPLPPPVEENGAPPKPPEKYLLPEVNINDFGKKCVVIDLDETLVHSSFKPISNADFIVPVEIDGTVHQVYVLKRPHVDEFLQKMGELFECVLFTASLAKYADPVADLLDQWGVFRARLFRESCVFHRGNYVKDLSRLGRELRNVIIVDNSPASYIFHPENAVPVLSWFDDMNDTELLDLLPFFEGLSKEEDVYGVLQNLRGR; this comes from the exons ATGGACAGCACGTCCATAATAACGCAGGTGACGAACCCCAAGGAGGAGGAGATACTCTCGTCAAATGCTGAGAAAG TTTCGCTGTCTAACAGCAGTCTGAAGAAGAAGAGGACTCGCAGCATCTTCAGCTCATTGTTCTGCTGCCTGAGAAGCTACGATGCCGAGCCCCCCACCACccccaacaacagcagcagccctCTGCCCCCACCTGTGGAAGAGAACGGAGCTCCACCAAAG CCTCCAGAGAAGTACCTCCTCCCTGAAGTTAACATAAACGACTTTGGGAAGAAGTGTGTGGTAATAGACTTGGATGAGACTCTGGTGCACAGCTCGTTTAAG CCCATTAGCAACGCTGATTTCATCGTCCCAGTGGAGATCGATGGTACAGTGCATCAG GTGTATGTGCTCAAAAGACCTCACGTGGACGAGTTCCTGCAGAAAATGGGCGAGCTGTTTGAATGTGTGCTTTTCACAGCCAGTCTAGCCAAG TATGCTGACCCGGTTGCTGATCTGCTGGACCAGTGGGGTGTGTTTCGGGCGCGACTTTTCCGGGAATCTTGCGTTTTCCACAGAGGGAACTACGTCAAAGACCTTAGTCGGCTCGGGAGAGAGCTCAGGAACGTCATCATTGTGGACAACTCCCCTGCTTCCTACATTTTCCATCCTGAAAATGCT GTTCCCGTGCTGTCGTGGTTTGATGACATGAATGACACGGAGCTCCTGGACCTGCTTCCTTTCTTTGAGGGACTGAGCAAAGAGGAGGATGTGTACGGTGTGCTGCAGAACCTGAGGGGCAGGTAG